The following proteins come from a genomic window of Nicotiana tomentosiformis chromosome 12, ASM39032v3, whole genome shotgun sequence:
- the LOC104089415 gene encoding protein phosphatase 2C 29-like isoform X2: MGGGFSCFTNPAVVNRTEPEVIFTGSEPLDETLGHSFCYVRSSARFGLSPTNSDRFVSPSQSLRFDNEPAPLRSETGFRAISGASVSANTSTPRTVLQLDNIYDDGTGSVVNGFESTSSFSALPLQPVPRTGLSNEPSGPTERERAFFMSGPIERGALSGPLEPAVPFSAPLGGDGIYVKKRKSKGINGIKKAFKRPWVVPVRNYFIGKKEINCTRDYSGWHLRNNVNVEWALGKAGEDRVHVVVCEEHGWLFVGIYDGFNGPDAPEFLMSNLYKAMNKELEGLFWDSEDTSRSNNNQESEKNARSENEVIIEDSNEPNLNRAAKLTSGGERGVEEGENEVNLEQRDKARKGSENEVIGEDSNEPRSNRALDATSRGNRGVEEGESAINLEQMDRGSEKRVTFQSGEIEVRRRRLWEFLAEDETEDGLDLSGSERFAFSVDDALSVNSAGSAVNRRSLLLSKLKHGLSINKHKESNRLFPWRFGLQAKKKVEVGENRVEERIDRSERKRKVGPVDHELVLRAMSRALEVTELAYLDMTDKVLDRYPELALMGSCLLVALMRDEDVYVMNVGDSRAIVAQYESEEVSSSSESIVPGNCELAVEGIAEESVVAGDEENKATNEIPIQAMKLTALQLSTDHSTSIEEEVIRIKNEHPDDRNCIVNDRVKGRLKVTRAFGAGFLKKPKLNDALLEMFRNEYIGDAPYVSCKPSLRHHRLCPKDQFLVLSSDGLYQYLSNQEVVCHVENFMEKFPDGDPAQHLIEELLFRAAKKAGMDFHELLDIPQGDRRKYHDDVTVMVVSLEGRIWKSSGKYP, encoded by the exons ATGGGAGGCGGCTTTTCGTGTTTTACCAACCCGGCGGTGGTGAACCGGACTGAACCGGAGGTAATATTCACCGGCAGCGAACCGCTCGACGAAACCCTAGGCCATTCCTTCTGCTACGTTAGGTCATCCGCCCGGTTTGGTCTCTCTCCGACAAACTCGGACCGGTTCGTTTCGCCTTCTCAGTCTCTCCGGTTCGATAATGAACCGGCTCCGTTAAGGAGCGAAACCGGATTCAGAGCCATTTCAGGTGCTTCTGTTAGTGCAAATACTTCTACTCCCCGAACTGTCCTCCAACTTGACAATATTTACGACGATGGCACTGGTAGTGTTGTGAATGGTTTTGAAAGTACGTCGTCGTTTAGCGCTTTACCTCTTCAACCGGTTCCTCGAACCGGTTTAAGCAACGAACCGTCTGGTCCAACGGAAAGAGAGAGGGCGTTCTTCATGTCCGGTCCGATCGAGCGAGGAGCTCTATCCGGTCCACTAGAGCCCGCCGTTCCATTCTCAGCTCCGTTGGGTGGTGACGGCATTTACGTAAAAAAGAGAAAGTCGAAGGGCATTAATGGAATTAAAAAGGCCTTTAAACGGCCGTGGGTGGTGCCAGTGAGAAACTACTTCATAGGTAAAAAGGAAATTAACTGTACACGTGATTATAGTGGATGGCATTTACGTAATAATGTGAATGTTGAATGGGCATTAGGAAAAGCGGGGGAGGATCGTGTGCATGTGGTTGTATGTGAAGAACATGGGTGGCTGTTTGTTGGGATTTATGATGGGTTTAATGGACCTGATGCACCTGAATTCTTGATGAGTAATCTGTACAAAGCAATGAACAAAGAATTGGAGGGTTTGTTTTGGGATAGTGAAGATACTAGTCGTAGTAATAATAACCAAGAAAGCGAAAAAAATGCAA GGTCGGAAAATGAAGTGATCATTGAGGACTCAAACGAACCAAATTTGAATCGAGCAGCTAAGTTGACGAGTGGGGGAGAAAGGGGAGTAGAAGAAGGTGAAAATGAGGTTAATTTGGAGCAGCGAGATAAAGCCCGTAAAGGGTCGGAAAATGAAGTGATTGGTGAGGACTCGAACGAACCACGTTCGAATCGAGCACTTGATGCCACAAGTAGGGGAAATAGGGGAGTAGAAGAAGGTGAAAGTGCGATTAATTTGGAACAGATGGATAGAGGGTCTGAAAAGAGAGTGACATTTCAATCAGGGGAGATAGAGGTTAGGAGGAGGAGATTGTGGGAATTTTTAGCAGAAGATGAGACAGAGGATGGTCTTGATCTTTCGGGTTCAGAGAGATTTGCATTTTCAGTAGATGATGCTTTAAGTGTAAATAGTGCAGGTTCAGCAGTTAATAGGAGGTCGTTGCTGTTGTCGAAGTTGAAACATGGTTTGTCAATTAATAAGCACAAAGAGAGTAACAGGTTATTCCCATGGAGATTCGGATTGCAAGCTAAAAAGAAGGTTGAAGTAGGGGAGAATAGAGTGGAGGAAAGGATTGATAGAAGTGAAAGGAAGCGTAAGGTGGGTCCGGTTGATCATGAgttggttttgagagcaatgtCAAGAGCTCTCGAAGTCACTGAGCTCGCGTACTTGGATATGACAGATAAAGTTCTTGATCGGTACCCTGAGCTTGCATTAATGGGTTCTTGTTTGTTGGTTGCTTTGATGAGAGATGAAGATGTGTATGTAATGAATGTGGGAGATAGTCGTGCTATTGTGGCTCAGTATGAGTCTGAGGAGGTTAGTTCTAGTTCAGAATCAATAGTTCCAGGCAACTGTGAGTTGGCCGTTGAAGGCATTGCTGAAGAATCTGTAGTTGCTGGTGATGAGGAAAATAAAGCGACGAATGAGATACCTATTCAAGCTATGAAGCTGACTGCCTTGCAATTGTCAACTGATCACAGCACTAGCATTGAAGAA GAAGTTATTAGAATCAAGAATGAACACCCAGACGACCGCAATTGCATTGTTAATGATAGAGTGAAAGGTCGTTTAAAGGTCACTCGCGCTTTTGGGGCGGGCTTCCTGAAAAAG CCTAAATTGAATGATGCATTGCTAGAAATGTTTCGGAACGAGTACATTGGGGATGCTCCTTACGTATCTTGTAAACCTTCGCTGCGCCATCATAGACTCTGTCCTAAGGATCAGTTTTTGGTGCTATCCTCTGATGGCTTGTACCAGTATTTGAGCAATCAAGAGGTGGTTTGTCATGTTGAGAATTTCATGGAGAAATTCCCTGATGGGGATCCTGCTCAGCATCTTATTGAGGAGCTCTTATTCCGTGCAGCCAAGAAAGCTG GAATGGATTTTCATGAATTGCTGGACATCCCCCAGGGAGATCGTAGGAAGTACCACGACGATGTTACTGTTATGGTGGTATCTCTTGAGGGAAGAATTTGGAAGTCGTCTGGGAAATACCCCTGA
- the LOC104089415 gene encoding protein phosphatase 2C 29-like isoform X1, with protein sequence MGGGFSCFTNPAVVNRTEPEVIFTGSEPLDETLGHSFCYVRSSARFGLSPTNSDRFVSPSQSLRFDNEPAPLRSETGFRAISGASVSANTSTPRTVLQLDNIYDDGTGSVVNGFESTSSFSALPLQPVPRTGLSNEPSGPTERERAFFMSGPIERGALSGPLEPAVPFSAPLGGDGIYVKKRKSKGINGIKKAFKRPWVVPVRNYFIGKKEINCTRDYSGWHLRNNVNVEWALGKAGEDRVHVVVCEEHGWLFVGIYDGFNGPDAPEFLMSNLYKAMNKELEGLFWDSEDTSRSNNNQESEKNASLNNANIENEVIIEESNEANSNGVHKEMSRGDRGVKEAENEVNLEQMDKGCEKKVIFQSENANIENEVIGEDSNEPHWNRGPKATSRGTRGVEEDENEVNLEQLDKGSENEVIIEDSNEPNLNRAAKLTSGGERGVEEGENEVNLEQRDKARKGSENEVIGEDSNEPRSNRALDATSRGNRGVEEGESAINLEQMDRGSEKRVTFQSGEIEVRRRRLWEFLAEDETEDGLDLSGSERFAFSVDDALSVNSAGSAVNRRSLLLSKLKHGLSINKHKESNRLFPWRFGLQAKKKVEVGENRVEERIDRSERKRKVGPVDHELVLRAMSRALEVTELAYLDMTDKVLDRYPELALMGSCLLVALMRDEDVYVMNVGDSRAIVAQYESEEVSSSSESIVPGNCELAVEGIAEESVVAGDEENKATNEIPIQAMKLTALQLSTDHSTSIEEEVIRIKNEHPDDRNCIVNDRVKGRLKVTRAFGAGFLKKPKLNDALLEMFRNEYIGDAPYVSCKPSLRHHRLCPKDQFLVLSSDGLYQYLSNQEVVCHVENFMEKFPDGDPAQHLIEELLFRAAKKAGMDFHELLDIPQGDRRKYHDDVTVMVVSLEGRIWKSSGKYP encoded by the exons ATGGGAGGCGGCTTTTCGTGTTTTACCAACCCGGCGGTGGTGAACCGGACTGAACCGGAGGTAATATTCACCGGCAGCGAACCGCTCGACGAAACCCTAGGCCATTCCTTCTGCTACGTTAGGTCATCCGCCCGGTTTGGTCTCTCTCCGACAAACTCGGACCGGTTCGTTTCGCCTTCTCAGTCTCTCCGGTTCGATAATGAACCGGCTCCGTTAAGGAGCGAAACCGGATTCAGAGCCATTTCAGGTGCTTCTGTTAGTGCAAATACTTCTACTCCCCGAACTGTCCTCCAACTTGACAATATTTACGACGATGGCACTGGTAGTGTTGTGAATGGTTTTGAAAGTACGTCGTCGTTTAGCGCTTTACCTCTTCAACCGGTTCCTCGAACCGGTTTAAGCAACGAACCGTCTGGTCCAACGGAAAGAGAGAGGGCGTTCTTCATGTCCGGTCCGATCGAGCGAGGAGCTCTATCCGGTCCACTAGAGCCCGCCGTTCCATTCTCAGCTCCGTTGGGTGGTGACGGCATTTACGTAAAAAAGAGAAAGTCGAAGGGCATTAATGGAATTAAAAAGGCCTTTAAACGGCCGTGGGTGGTGCCAGTGAGAAACTACTTCATAGGTAAAAAGGAAATTAACTGTACACGTGATTATAGTGGATGGCATTTACGTAATAATGTGAATGTTGAATGGGCATTAGGAAAAGCGGGGGAGGATCGTGTGCATGTGGTTGTATGTGAAGAACATGGGTGGCTGTTTGTTGGGATTTATGATGGGTTTAATGGACCTGATGCACCTGAATTCTTGATGAGTAATCTGTACAAAGCAATGAACAAAGAATTGGAGGGTTTGTTTTGGGATAGTGAAGATACTAGTCGTAGTAATAATAACCAAGAAAGCGAAAAAAATGCAAGTTTAAATAATGCAAATATAGAAAATGAAGTGATCATTGAGGAATCGAATGAAGCTAATTCGAATGGAGTGCATAAGGAGATGAGTAGGGGGGATAGGGGAGTAAAAGAAGCTGAAAATGAGGTTAATTTGGAACAGATGGATAAAGGGTGTGAAAAGAAGGTGATATTTCAGTCAGAAAATGCAAATATAGAAAATGAAGTGATTGGTGAGGACTCGAATGAGCCACATTGGAATCGAGGACCTAAGGCCACAAGTAGGGGGACTAGGGGAGTAGAAGAAGATGAAAATGAGGTTAATTTGGAGCAGCTAGATAAAGGGTCGGAAAATGAAGTGATCATTGAGGACTCAAACGAACCAAATTTGAATCGAGCAGCTAAGTTGACGAGTGGGGGAGAAAGGGGAGTAGAAGAAGGTGAAAATGAGGTTAATTTGGAGCAGCGAGATAAAGCCCGTAAAGGGTCGGAAAATGAAGTGATTGGTGAGGACTCGAACGAACCACGTTCGAATCGAGCACTTGATGCCACAAGTAGGGGAAATAGGGGAGTAGAAGAAGGTGAAAGTGCGATTAATTTGGAACAGATGGATAGAGGGTCTGAAAAGAGAGTGACATTTCAATCAGGGGAGATAGAGGTTAGGAGGAGGAGATTGTGGGAATTTTTAGCAGAAGATGAGACAGAGGATGGTCTTGATCTTTCGGGTTCAGAGAGATTTGCATTTTCAGTAGATGATGCTTTAAGTGTAAATAGTGCAGGTTCAGCAGTTAATAGGAGGTCGTTGCTGTTGTCGAAGTTGAAACATGGTTTGTCAATTAATAAGCACAAAGAGAGTAACAGGTTATTCCCATGGAGATTCGGATTGCAAGCTAAAAAGAAGGTTGAAGTAGGGGAGAATAGAGTGGAGGAAAGGATTGATAGAAGTGAAAGGAAGCGTAAGGTGGGTCCGGTTGATCATGAgttggttttgagagcaatgtCAAGAGCTCTCGAAGTCACTGAGCTCGCGTACTTGGATATGACAGATAAAGTTCTTGATCGGTACCCTGAGCTTGCATTAATGGGTTCTTGTTTGTTGGTTGCTTTGATGAGAGATGAAGATGTGTATGTAATGAATGTGGGAGATAGTCGTGCTATTGTGGCTCAGTATGAGTCTGAGGAGGTTAGTTCTAGTTCAGAATCAATAGTTCCAGGCAACTGTGAGTTGGCCGTTGAAGGCATTGCTGAAGAATCTGTAGTTGCTGGTGATGAGGAAAATAAAGCGACGAATGAGATACCTATTCAAGCTATGAAGCTGACTGCCTTGCAATTGTCAACTGATCACAGCACTAGCATTGAAGAA GAAGTTATTAGAATCAAGAATGAACACCCAGACGACCGCAATTGCATTGTTAATGATAGAGTGAAAGGTCGTTTAAAGGTCACTCGCGCTTTTGGGGCGGGCTTCCTGAAAAAG CCTAAATTGAATGATGCATTGCTAGAAATGTTTCGGAACGAGTACATTGGGGATGCTCCTTACGTATCTTGTAAACCTTCGCTGCGCCATCATAGACTCTGTCCTAAGGATCAGTTTTTGGTGCTATCCTCTGATGGCTTGTACCAGTATTTGAGCAATCAAGAGGTGGTTTGTCATGTTGAGAATTTCATGGAGAAATTCCCTGATGGGGATCCTGCTCAGCATCTTATTGAGGAGCTCTTATTCCGTGCAGCCAAGAAAGCTG GAATGGATTTTCATGAATTGCTGGACATCCCCCAGGGAGATCGTAGGAAGTACCACGACGATGTTACTGTTATGGTGGTATCTCTTGAGGGAAGAATTTGGAAGTCGTCTGGGAAATACCCCTGA
- the LOC104089416 gene encoding protein ABCI7, chloroplastic yields MALSALAPTSVSVSSYLSTPTRISQKTPKVRVFTKPKLNPIAALSDPYVLQIAETLEDSLLSTSFPPLQKLRETSSETLLSTPWPSRKDEPFRFTDTSFLKNSRIEPVLPPKIQSSSLDVFSDTLLPTISILDGYIMNELSQLKELPSGVYVGSLLSVNSEAILKRVSEYESGFKGDLFWSLNGVGTPDVLLMYVPEGCKVENTLVLRYISGESSDKGSKALPFSNPRVLVLVEKGGEISIVEEYVGGDKDKCYWSNSVMEVVVGEGAKVSHSYLQNQSLNAAHIKWTWVQQESTSTYEHIEVSTGGKLSRHNIHIQQVGPDTVTELSTFHMCISDQTQDLHSRLVLDHPRGVSQQIHKCIVAHSSGQAVFDGNVQVNRYAQQTDAGQLTRSLLLEPRATVNVKPNLQIIADDVKCSHGAAISDLEEDQLFYFRARGVDIETARKALIFSFAAEVVDRFPNASIRKKVETHIRELLDPSRL; encoded by the exons ATGGCACTTTCTGCTTTGGCACCAACATCTGTATCTGTATCCTCATATCTCTCAACACCAACAAGAATTAGCCAAAAAACTCCTAAAGTTAGAGTGTTTACTAAACCTAAATTAAATCCAATTGCAGCACTTTCAGACCCATATGTTCTCCAAATAGCGGAAACCCTTGAAGATTCTTTGCTTTCCACATCTTTCCCACCACTTCAAAAGCTAAGGGAAACTTCGTCAGAAACCCTTCTTTCAACCCCTTGGCCTTCTCGTAAAGATGAACCTTTTAGATTTACTGACACTTCATTCTTGAAAAATTCAAGAATTGAACCAGTTTTGCCTCCAAAGATTCAAAGTTCTTCATTGGATGTATTTTCAGATACCCTTTTGCCTACAATTTCAATTCTTGATGGTTATATTATGAACGAATTGTCTCAGTTAAAAGAATTGCCTAGTGGTGTTTATGTTGGTAGTCTTTTGAGTGTGAATTCTGAGGCTATTTTGAAAAGGGTGTCCGAGTATGAATCTGGTTTTAAGGGTGATTTGTTTTGGTCACTTAACGGTGTTGGTACCCCTGATGTATTACTAATGTATGTGCCAGAAGGGTGTAAAGTTGAGAATACATTGGTTTTGAGGTATATTTCGGGTGAAAGTAGCGATAAGGGGTCGAAAGCTTTGCCCTTTTCGAATCCGAGGGTGTTGGTGTTGGTGGAGAAGGGAGGGGAGATTAGTATAGTTGAGGAGTATGTAGGTGGAGATAAAGATAAATGTTACTGGTCAAATTCTGTTATGGAAGTGGTTGTTGGAGAAGGGGCAAAAGTGAGCCATTCTTACCTCCAAAATCAATCTTTAAATGCTGCACATATCAAGTGGACTTGGGTTCAACAG GAATCAACTAGCACATACGAGCATATAGAAGTAAGCACTGGTGGAAAGTTGAGTAGGCACAATATTCACATCCAGCAAGTTGGTCCAGACACAGTTACTGAGTTATCTACATTTCATATGTGCATCTCCGATCAAACACAAGATCTACACAGTAGATTAGTCCTAGATCACCCTCGAGGTGTCTCTCAGCAGATCCACAAGTGCATTGTGGCCCATTCGTCTGGACAGGCTGTTTTTGATGGAAACGTTCAAGTCAATAG ATATGCACAGCAGACAGATGCAGGACAACTTACACGGAGCCTCCTTTTGGAGCCTCGAGCAACTGTGAATGTCAAACCTAATCTCCAAATCATCGCTGATGATGTCAAATGCTCTCACGGTGCTGCTATCAGTGACCTCGAGGAGGACCAACTGTTTTACTTCAGGGCACGGGGTGTTGACATTGAAACTGCCAGAAAAGCTTTGATCTTTTCGTTTGCTGCTGAAGTAGTAGACCGTTTCCCAAATGCTTCAATTCGGAAGAAAGTTGAAACTCATATTAGAGAACTGCTAGATCCCTCACGCCTTTGA
- the LOC104089417 gene encoding aluminum-activated malate transporter 12-like — protein MGVEMEVSGDNNTNWVPIMKKRMNILGKKLKTFPKLTWKTIWKVGKDDPRRVIHSLKVGFSLTLVSLLYLMEPLFKGFGSSAIWAVMTVVVVLEFTAGATLCKGLNRGLGTLLAGSLAFLIEYVATESGHIFRAIFIGASVFFIGAAATYMRFFPYIKKNYDYGVVIFLLTFNLITVSSYRVDNVLKIAHERFYTIAIGCGICLLMSLLILPNWSGEDLHNFTAAKFEGLAKSIEACVNEYFRDEEQQKARENSSDLEDPIYNGYKTVLDSKSFDETLALYASWEPRHSRHCYRFPWQQYVKLGNVLRHFGYTIVALHGCLQTEIQTPRSVRAMFKDPCIRLAGEVTKALKELGDSIRHRRQCSPEILSDHLHEALQDLDNAIKSQPKLFIGSKNNSNKLALATIGIQSGALNSRRVTLSSVKTDTSALLEWKSKRGTINENSKSLRPTLSKIAITSLEFSDALPFAAFAALLVEIVARLDLVIEEVEELGRIAHFKEYHNSQNDDHNVVVDFEKHAMPLRNELPTHAGD, from the exons ATGGGAGTGGAAATGGAGGTGAGTGGAGATAATAATACTAATTGGGTACCAATTATGAAGAAAAGAATGAATATTCttggaaaaaaattgaaaacattTCCTAAATTAACATGGAAAACAATTTGGAAAGTTGGGAAAGATGATCCAAGAAGGGTCATTCACTCCCTCAAAGTTGGTTTTTCCTTGACATTGGTTTCATTGTTATATTTAATGGAGCCATTGTTCAAAGGTTTTGGAAGTAGTGCTATTTGGGCTGTTATGACTGTGGTGGTTGTTCTTGAATTCACAGCAG GGGCAACATTATGCAAAGGTTTAAATAGAGGATTGGGAACACTATTAGCAGGATCACTGGCATTCTTGATTGAATATGTTGCCACAGAATCTGGCCACATATTTCGAGCTATATTCATTGGAGCCTCAGTTTTTTTCATTG GAGCTGCAGCTACGTACATGAGATTTTTCCCATACATAAAGAAAAACTATGACTATGGTGTGGTGATATTTCTCTTGACCTTCAACTTGATCACAGTATCAAGTTatcgtgttgataacgtgttaaAAATTGCACACGAGCGCTTCTATACTATAGCTATTGGTTGTGGTATATGTCTCCTCATGAGCCTATTGATACTTCCAAATTGGTCAGGGGAAGACCTCCATAATTTCACTGCTGCTAAGTTTGAAGGCTTAGCAAAATCTATTGAAG CTTGTGTTAATGAGTATTTTAGAGATGAGGAACAACAAAAAGccagagaaaattcatcagatttGGAGGATCCTATTTACAATGGTTATAAGACTGTCTTGGATTCCAAATCATTTGATGAGACTCTG GCATTATACGCAAGTTGGGAGCCAAGGCATTCGAGACACTGTTACAGATTTCCATGGCAGCAGTACGTTAAATTGGGGAATGTTCTTCGCCATTTTGGATACACAATTGTTGCTCTTCATGGATGTCTCCAAACTGAAATTCAG ACGCCTCGATCGGTTCGAGCAATGTTCAAAGATCCATGTATCAGACTAGCTGGAGAAGTTACAAAAGCTTTAAAGGAATTAGGAGATAGTATAAGACATCGTCGTCAATGTTCACCAGAAATACTATCCGATCACCTCCACGAAGCTTTACAAGACCTAGACAATGCCATAAAATCCCAACCAAAACTCTTCATTGGGTCCaaaaataattccaacaagttAGCTCTAGCAACAATCGGCATACAGTCCGGTGCACTGAACTCCCGCAGAGTCACTTTATCGAGCGTAAAGACCGACACGTCCGCGTTGCTTGAGTGGAAATCCAAAAGGGGTACTATAAATGAAAATTCAAAATCTTTGAGGCCTACATTGAGTAAGATTGCTATAACTAGTCTTGAATTTTCGGATGCTTTGCCATTTGCTGCATTTGCTGCTTTGTTAGTGGAAATTGTTGCAAGGCTTGATCTTGTTATTGAGGAAGTTGAAGAATTGGGAAGAATTGCTCATTTCAAAGAGTATCATAATTCTCAAAATGATGATCATAATGTGGTTGTGGATTTTGAGAAACATGCAATGCCTTTAAGAAATGAATTGCCCACCCATGCAGGAGATTAA